The Alligator mississippiensis isolate rAllMis1 chromosome 8, rAllMis1, whole genome shotgun sequence genomic sequence TGGCCACCTTAAGAAACACTGTACGACATTAGATGGGGTCTGATCCAAGGTATGGCTCCATGTTCCTAATAACTGTGGAGGGGCCTGCTCCCCTGGAGGGCATCTTAAGGCGCGGGTGATTCAATAGGTAGCtttaatttcaaaacaaaagcCATTTCAAAGCAGAAagccattattttttttcatgtggaAAATATCAATGTGGCATGTTGAAAtgatttcaaaactttttttccatggaaaattttcAGTTTTCACTAAGAGGAATTTCTTCTTGGAGAAACaacaaaaatacttaaaaaaataaacagactCTTGTTAGCAGCCAGCCTAATGCTTGAGAGACCTAGCATCagtgttttctgcttcctgtgtgaccttggataAGGCCACTTGAGGCcaagcttttaaaagcacctattTTTACAAGTGACTTAGGCACTGAGGAGCTTAAGAGTCATTGAAAGAGTCATGGCCCTTAAGTCACTTTTGAGAATGGGTTTTTGATTCCTAGATCTTTGAAATGCTTTTGAAAGTCTTACCCTTAATCATTTTGTGCCTCTGAAAGGGGATCATAGCACTAGACAAGGGATCCTGTGCATTAAAAATGATCTGGTGTTCCTATAGTAGCCCAGGCCAGATGAATACATAAGCAGGTACGTAGATGCCACTCTACCAAGAGAATGTCTAAACATAACGATGAGTCTGTAGTTGATTCTGGCGCATAACTCAGGCTCTTATGTACATTGCTTGCAAGCTTTTTTATCCAGGTCCTGCTTAATTTATTCCTTTGCTAACCCTCAGATGCCTGTGGACTTCTAATCTTCTAATCTTCCCAGGTGTCTGCAGTAAGGAGGGAacccttgccatgaaagtggtAAATGTGCTCGAGATTGACACACTGTTTTCAGATATCGCTGAAACTTTCAACAAGCAATACGGGGATCACTCTGCCATGGAGGAAGCTATCCGAAGGCTGAAAGAGGCTTCTGGCTGTGCTCCTACTAGCAGCCTGACCGACTGTATAGACAATATAAAGCGGGAACATGGTGAGCAACTGCAGACTAAAGCTACCGAAAGCCATTACTAAAACAATGGGTTAGTAACTGTGCATTCACTTTAGTCCTTGGAGAACCAAGTACTAAACCAATGCatagtaactggtgctactgcacagtagtgccagggCACGGGGCCTTCCAGAAACTAACTACactgtagcctaatactactgagcagtagcgtaTTAGTACAGGTTTTGCCcaacatgctactgcacagtagtattaggctactgtgcagttagcatctcatgtagacgcacccagtgaggACCACCTGCACCATataaagtagcagcagcatcttcAAGCCAATTCAGACACTCATCAGCTGGACTCAGTAGAGAACAGTCTACGGACTCCTGGCTAGCAGAAAACTCAGCAGTGAAGAGCCTGCATTGGATAGGAGTGCAGCAGTAGATGCAGTAAGGAAGCCCTTAGCAACTGCATGTTAGAGCACAGTAAGAGTAGTAGCCTTTTCTGTCCCCACAACAGTCTGTTTCAGTCCATTCAGGGGCCTAGAAAGAAAGTAGGGATAAAATAAAAACTCTGCATCCATTTTAACCCTCCCCACACCAGGCTTTTAAAAGGTTTTAACTGGGTAGTGGGGAGTTGCTGCTCTGTAACGTGGGGCGCCACATGAAAAGGTGGTGTGGTATTTGCTCTCCTCATAGTTCCTTCTGTCCTCAGAAAAACTAGGAGTGAGGTTCAGCTCCGGCCTCCCACATGCTAGTGCCAGCATTAGAAAGCAGAACGACCCTTGTTTTGAATATCACCTTACTTAACCAAAAACAATCAGATCTCATGGtagaggtgacatcttttattagactaactatttttttgcaaaaaaaaaaaaaaaaaaaattggcaaaaaatgtgttgatctaataaaagacattgcctctaccatgagttttcattccttttgcctctagaccaatatggctacaatctGGATACCTCACTTAAATTTTTCCCCCCACTATTtaggtttaataaaagatatcagattcacccaaagaaccttgtcactTAACCAAAGCATTTGATACATTCACCGATACTTGTGGTGCCAAGTCCTGGATTTCTCCCTTAGTGTGCAATGCAGTCAAGACCCTATGGTTGTACCTTGGGGTGCGCTGAGGGCTAACAATTAAGCCGGGTAGATCAGGAGCAGTTATTGCAAAGGAAAAAGAAGGGCCTAAAAAACTGGTGCTAGCCTCGACAGCAGCCAAGGGAACTGTTTCTTTGCTAATCTCTGGTGTACACCACAGGAATAAGCGGAGGGGTTTATTATCCGCACCTGGAATTGGCAGGGAAACAGTACAGAGATGGCCTAAGACTCTTGGGTCACCTTCTTCCAGCTGCTACTTCTGCTGGGCCTCTACTATGATGgtgaacttcatttttttttccagccagttTGTCCTGACCGCACAAACCTCTCTTAGGTTCTCATCCAGTGTCTGGATTTGGCTTTCTTGCGTGGGTTCACATGGCAGCAAAGCCAATCCTTCCTGCGTAATGTTGACCTGCTAAGCTACTGCAGAAAGGAAACCTAAACCAAAGGGGCCAACAAAACCCACACGGAAGGAAAACCCATATGTTTGTGAAACCAGTAAGAAGAAGAACAATGAAGAGTCTCATGAAAGATTAGAATGGATTTGCAATATACTTTTATAGGCTCACTCAAGGCTTGACAGTTTGCAGTGAATAAATGGGAGTAAATGACAGAGGATTATGGGTCAAATTTACCCTGTCTAATTCCATTGGCTGCAATGGAGGAAATGTCAACACACCCGTGCCAAGGATGAATTTGGCTTTGTATGTTTAAGGAAGTGGCATGGAGGATTTTAGCTTATATTACTGGCAAATGCTTCTattgtgcacacgcacacacacacacattgccgATAAGGAAGTTAGAAAGAGCCTAATTTTGTGTCTTGGAGCAGATCTGTTGCTCTGAGTGTTTAGTGTTTGAGGGGCAAAAGCATTGAGACATCTCTTTTGGACTCAAATCAGAATGAGCTAAATCGCTGGCTATAACTTGTTTTGTCTTTCAGGTGCCTGCAATTTGCAGGTGCACATGGACGGCTATAGCTTTTCACTCATTGTAAAGGAGAAAGAAGTGCCTGCAGACCTGGAGCAGGCCCAACAGCAGGTGTGGGAACTGAATCGTGCCACAAAGCATGTCATTGCTACAGAAACAAAACTCCAGGAAATGATCTGTTCAGTGCTTCAGAGCCAGAGTCAGCTGGCAGAGAGAATGAAGGCTGAAAACCCAGAGTACCTGGACCAGGTACGGCTAGACGCTAATCTGAGAGAGAATATCCAGACCGTGAGCCAGGCCAAAGAGCTCTCCAAGCAGTACGGCAAAGATGCCAGCAGCGTGCTGAAAGAAATGGCCCACCTAGCTGGTCTGATCCTGTAAAACGTTCAAAAGTAAGGATCCAGCTGGTATTTATACCTTCCCCTTTGTACCTAAAGTTTACAGAGTGCTGAAGAGCACATCTTGGTACAGCCATGATTATCTGGGCAATGCATAGGTAGTTGTACTAGGTCTGGTTTATTTAGCCAAGGAACCTGAATCAGGAGAGTAGGATTTCTTCTCAAGAGGCTGAAGTGATGGACAAAAAGTATGTCCTCCTGttcatctgccaagcactcaagcCCTCTTGCAGGGTTTCAGCCAACCATCACCTCCAGTGCCTCTTAAATATCTGCAGAACCAGAGAAGTACAAAGTAATGAGAGCTAGGCCAGAATGTAGCCCAGAGACCATATGTGGCTTATCTAAAGCCACTTAGACAAAACAGCTTATATAAGAattcagaagtcccacccctattTTCTAGGTTCAACAAAGCTGTCTTCCAAACCAAAAGCATTCCCTCATGTTAAAACCAGGTGCTCAGACCAAGGCTTAAAAGTTCCCTTTGAAGCAATAAAGATCTACTTTGCATTGCTTCTTAGAACTATGGAAAGGAAATATGATTAATTGTGCCATCAGAAGCTGCTCTTCCCCTGCTTCTAATCTTGACATTTCTCGAGGGCTTTCATTGAGACAGAGATTCACATATTACTGAAACCACATGGGTGTCTTGCACTTTGGGATTGAGATGCATAAATACAGCTCTGGAGTGATGGAATAGCAGGAGTTGGTGCAGATTAGGATAAAGGTGCATTGCATggaggcagcaagggaagtgaagCAGGAGTAGGACAGCAAGAGTACTATGCTTTGGGTATGAGGTGTATTATCTCATGCTAGGATAGCATGGGGGCCACAAATTTGGACTGAAGTGCATCAAAAAAACCATGATGATGACTTAATGTTGGAACAACATGGTTATGTATGCTTCAAATCCAGATTGAGAGGCATCTGCCAGCCTGAATGTGTTTGTATTATACTTAATCACAGCTAGTGCCATTAATCTGCTTACTACAGACACCCTAGGTGAATTCAAATTGCAGCGTGCAAATACCAGGGTGCTTGCCATCAAGAAGGCGAAGGGGAGTCTACTGAACACTTAGCAGTGATGTTTCATCCCTTTGAAGACCAATTGGATTACACCTGAATTGTCTTGCACACCTTCAACTGAGCCTTGAGGCTTAAGTCGACCAAGAGAATTCAATTTTTCTATAATTCTTTAGACCACAAAGCTACTCACTAATACCAAGAAGAAAGTGGGCCTGTTGGGAGCAGGGACTGTGTGTCCGAGGGGAAGGAagcgggtgggggtgggggggagatcagATAATTTTGCAAGTGCTGGACCTGGCTACTGGTTGAAAAGCTCATTGAATTCACCACATTTTTTAAGGATGAGGGAGAGAATAAAAACCACAAATGAAACCTTACTCAGCCTGCTCAAGCACCACAAATAACTACAAAGGGAGCTCAACCTCTGGGCTTTTAGACTGTCTCTACTCTGCCCGGTCTTATTTTTTAAGCCTTGTTTCCAtgcacccctgctctcccccaaaaTACGTCAGAGAATCCCGAGAGACTTCCCTTGGCCTTCGGCATCCTTTTGCCAACTTTCGTACCTCCATCAGCTCACCCACCTCACAGAGGAAGATTGCAGCAGGGCTCTTTGCTCTGTCAGGGAGGCTTTCTTGGTAAATGTCCATGTGAATCTGTCCTGCCAGAAAGCCAAACTATTCAGACATTTCCTTTCAGGAGTTTCAGGATGCCCATTCATTAGACACAAATTTTGCACAAACTAAAAGATTCcaaattttatta encodes the following:
- the LOC109284794 gene encoding uncharacterized protein LOC109284794, with translation MSFFCCCHRLPGTSGEREPLTAQYTRQPSQNTGVCSKEGTLAMKVVNVLEIDTLFSDIAETFNKQYGDHSAMEEAIRRLKEASGCAPTSSLTDCIDNIKREHGACNLQVHMDGYSFSLIVKEKEVPADLEQAQQQVWELNRATKHVIATETKLQEMICSVLQSQSQLAERMKAENPEYLDQVRLDANLRENIQTVSQAKELSKQYGKDASSVLKEMAHLAGLIL